In Streptomyces qaidamensis, one DNA window encodes the following:
- a CDS encoding SAM-dependent methyltransferase yields the protein MHSEKQLSTEIDANVPTAARMYDHYLGGKDNYAADRAACEALDKVVPSTRRLALNNRRFLQRVVKTLSEEHGIRQYLDHGSGLPTQDNVHQVAQRIDPTTHVVYVDNDPMVLVHGRALLEQDERTTVIHADMRETDQIFGHADTKRLIDFDEPVCVLFNSVFHCIPDSDTDGPLAVARRVRERLAPGSFMVMCQLVSEDPEVRAFVTNFMDQATQGHWGRVREPKDVETYFEGLEILEPGLVEVSTWRPDTEVAPRQLTHEWIEFGGVGRIPLEK from the coding sequence ATGCACTCCGAGAAGCAGCTGTCCACCGAGATCGACGCGAACGTGCCGACGGCAGCGCGCATGTACGACCACTACCTGGGCGGCAAGGACAACTACGCGGCGGACCGCGCCGCGTGCGAGGCACTCGACAAGGTCGTCCCCAGCACGCGCCGCCTGGCCCTGAACAACCGGCGCTTCCTCCAGCGGGTCGTGAAGACCCTCTCCGAGGAGCACGGCATCCGGCAGTACCTGGACCACGGATCCGGCCTGCCGACGCAGGACAACGTGCACCAGGTCGCCCAGCGCATCGACCCCACGACCCACGTGGTCTACGTCGACAACGACCCGATGGTGCTGGTGCACGGCCGCGCGCTGCTGGAGCAGGACGAGCGGACGACCGTCATCCACGCGGACATGCGCGAGACCGACCAGATCTTCGGCCACGCCGACACCAAGCGGCTGATCGACTTCGACGAGCCGGTGTGCGTGCTGTTCAACTCGGTGTTCCACTGCATCCCGGACAGCGACACCGACGGGCCGCTCGCGGTGGCCCGGCGCGTACGGGAGCGACTCGCGCCCGGCAGCTTCATGGTGATGTGCCAGCTGGTCAGCGAGGACCCCGAGGTCCGTGCCTTCGTCACGAACTTCATGGACCAGGCGACCCAGGGCCATTGGGGCCGCGTCCGCGAACCGAAGGACGTGGAGACGTACTTCGAGGGCCTGGAGATTCTCGAGCCGGGGCTCGTCGAGGTGTCGACCTGGCGTCCGGACACCGAGGTGGCACCCCGTCAGCTCACGCACGAGTGGATCGAGTTCGGCGGCGTCGGGCGGATCCCCCTGGAGAAGTGA
- a CDS encoding GH1 family beta-glucosidase has product MTDFPSFPSGFVFGAATAAYQIEGAAQEDGRGPSIWDTYSHTPGLVANGDTGDVACDHYHRYPEDVTLLRELGVGSYRFSIAWPRIVPDGSGPVNTKGLDFYSRLVDELLSAGIEPAATLYHWDLPQALEDGGGWRVRETAERFGAYAAVVAEHLGDRVPRWITLNEPWCSAFLGYSVGRHAPGAREGRGALAAAHHLLAGHGLAVAALRAAGVREVGITLNLDHHLPATASPADRAAVTRADTLHNLVWTEPVLAGRYPVSEEETWCELISGQDFRRDGDLRLISQPLDFLGINYYRPIVVADAPYRESDPAQRVATDNRYAEVPMPGVRRTAMGWAVAPHTLTDLLVQLKQRYGHALPPVHITENGSAEDDEVGPDGAVHDHDRVAYLRDHLTALRAAMDAGVDVRGYYVWSLLDNFEWAFGYGKRFGIVRVDYATQRRTPKDSYHWYRAMIAAQQR; this is encoded by the coding sequence ATGACCGACTTCCCGAGTTTTCCGTCCGGCTTCGTGTTCGGGGCCGCCACCGCCGCATACCAGATCGAGGGGGCTGCGCAGGAGGACGGGCGTGGACCGTCCATCTGGGACACCTACAGCCATACCCCCGGCCTGGTGGCGAACGGTGACACAGGTGATGTCGCCTGCGATCACTACCATCGGTATCCGGAGGACGTGACGCTGCTGCGCGAGCTGGGCGTGGGCTCCTACCGGTTCTCGATCGCCTGGCCGCGGATCGTGCCGGACGGGTCCGGCCCGGTGAACACCAAAGGGCTCGACTTCTACTCGCGCCTGGTCGACGAGCTCCTCTCGGCCGGGATCGAGCCCGCTGCCACGCTCTACCACTGGGATCTTCCACAGGCCCTGGAGGACGGCGGCGGCTGGCGGGTGCGGGAGACCGCCGAGCGGTTCGGTGCGTACGCGGCCGTCGTCGCCGAGCACCTGGGTGACCGGGTGCCGCGCTGGATCACCCTCAACGAGCCGTGGTGCAGTGCCTTCCTCGGCTACTCCGTCGGCCGGCACGCCCCGGGCGCCCGCGAGGGCCGCGGCGCGCTGGCCGCCGCCCACCACCTGCTGGCCGGGCACGGCCTGGCGGTCGCGGCACTCCGGGCGGCAGGGGTACGCGAGGTGGGCATCACCCTCAACCTCGACCACCATCTCCCCGCGACCGCCTCACCCGCCGACCGGGCCGCCGTCACCCGTGCCGACACCCTGCACAACCTGGTGTGGACCGAGCCGGTCCTCGCGGGCCGCTACCCGGTCTCGGAGGAGGAGACCTGGTGCGAGCTGATCAGCGGCCAGGACTTCCGGCGGGACGGCGACCTCCGGCTGATCTCGCAGCCCCTGGACTTCCTGGGCATCAACTACTACCGGCCGATCGTCGTCGCCGACGCCCCGTACCGCGAAAGCGACCCGGCGCAGCGCGTCGCGACCGACAACCGGTACGCGGAGGTGCCCATGCCCGGCGTACGCCGCACGGCCATGGGCTGGGCCGTCGCGCCCCACACCCTCACCGACCTGCTCGTGCAGCTCAAGCAGCGCTACGGCCACGCCCTGCCGCCCGTCCACATCACCGAGAACGGCTCCGCCGAGGACGACGAGGTGGGTCCCGACGGGGCCGTCCACGACCATGACCGGGTCGCCTACCTGCGCGACCACCTCACCGCGCTGCGGGCCGCGATGGATGCGGGCGTGGACGTGCGCGGCTACTACGTGTGGTCCCTCCTCGACAATTTCGAATGGGCCTTCGGTTACGGCAAGCGCTTCGGGATCGTCCGCGTCGACTACGCCACGCAGCGCCGGACGCCGAAGGACAGCTACCACTGGTACCGGGCCATGATCGCCGCGCAGCAGCGGTGA
- a CDS encoding TetR/AcrR family transcriptional regulator, translating into MSEEPGRRRYDSLRRTAQAQQTRADVARAALRLFVSQGWAATTIRDVAREAGVSVPTVYAAYGNKSGLTRALADAADLSADVPRLVAALESPTADPAGQLAAMAGYDRRLYERAGDVITLVREAGRSEPELATLYDDSRRRGDRTRAQVFSSWPPGVLRTGLDVLSAVDVYAALCNIDVYAVLTGERGWSADQVEQWWCGVLVRELLH; encoded by the coding sequence ATGAGCGAGGAGCCGGGGCGACGGCGGTACGACTCGCTGCGCCGGACGGCACAGGCGCAGCAGACCCGTGCCGACGTCGCCCGCGCCGCGTTGCGCCTGTTCGTCTCCCAGGGATGGGCGGCGACCACGATCCGGGACGTGGCGCGCGAGGCGGGGGTGTCCGTGCCGACCGTCTACGCCGCGTACGGCAACAAGTCGGGCCTGACCCGGGCGTTGGCCGATGCGGCCGACCTCTCGGCCGATGTGCCGCGGCTCGTCGCGGCGCTGGAGTCACCCACCGCGGACCCCGCGGGCCAGCTCGCCGCCATGGCCGGATACGACCGGCGCCTGTACGAGCGCGCCGGTGACGTCATCACCCTCGTACGCGAAGCGGGCCGCTCCGAGCCGGAGCTCGCCACGCTGTACGACGACAGTCGCCGACGTGGCGACCGGACCCGGGCACAGGTCTTCTCCTCCTGGCCGCCGGGTGTCCTGAGAACCGGACTCGATGTGCTGTCGGCGGTCGACGTCTACGCGGCGCTGTGCAACATCGACGTCTACGCCGTACTGACCGGCGAGCGCGGGTGGTCAGCCGACCAGGTGGAACAGTGGTGGTGCGGTGTGCTGGTGCGCGAGCTGCTCCACTGA
- a CDS encoding CsbD family protein, whose amino-acid sequence MAGDQKGKAKAEQAKGKAKETIGRAVGNERLEAEGRAEQSKGDARQAKEKTKDVFKH is encoded by the coding sequence GTGGCTGGAGACCAGAAGGGCAAGGCGAAGGCCGAGCAGGCCAAGGGCAAGGCCAAGGAGACGATCGGCCGCGCGGTGGGCAACGAGCGGCTGGAGGCCGAAGGCCGGGCGGAGCAGTCGAAGGGTGACGCCCGACAGGCCAAGGAGAAGACGAAGGACGTCTTCAAGCACTGA
- a CDS encoding ABC transporter ATP-binding protein: MPEHEALLAATGLAKSFAVRRTLRGGRRLRALDGVDLTLARGETLGLVGESGCGKSTLARVLLRLERPDAGSVRYGGADPFALSGAELLAWRRKVQMVFQDPFGSLNPRLTAAELIGEPWLTHRSLVPVSRRAARVTELLEMVGLRASDARRLPHEFSGGQRQRIGIARALALEPEVIVCDEPVSALDLSVQAQVLNLLCDLRDELGLSYVFISHDLSVVRHLADRVAVMYLGKMVESGPTEELYERPRHPYTEALLSAAPSPVAGGRRRQRIVLTGELPSPADPPSGCRFRTRCPRVRDVCAETVPTPPPGAPLHGAACHFPLEETPAT, encoded by the coding sequence ATGCCTGAGCACGAGGCACTGCTTGCGGCCACCGGTCTGGCCAAGAGCTTCGCCGTCCGGCGGACCCTGCGGGGCGGCAGGCGGCTACGGGCACTGGACGGGGTGGACCTCACCCTGGCCCGCGGGGAGACCCTCGGTCTCGTCGGTGAGTCCGGCTGCGGCAAGTCCACGCTGGCCCGGGTCCTGCTGCGGCTGGAGCGCCCCGACGCGGGCAGCGTCCGGTACGGGGGCGCCGACCCCTTCGCGTTGTCGGGCGCGGAACTGCTGGCCTGGCGGCGCAAGGTGCAGATGGTCTTCCAGGATCCGTTCGGTTCGCTCAACCCCCGCCTCACCGCCGCGGAACTCATCGGCGAGCCCTGGCTGACCCACCGGTCCCTCGTTCCCGTGTCGCGGCGTGCGGCGCGCGTGACGGAGCTGCTGGAGATGGTCGGCCTGCGTGCCTCGGACGCGCGTCGCCTTCCGCACGAGTTCTCCGGCGGGCAGCGGCAGCGGATCGGGATCGCCCGGGCCCTGGCACTGGAACCCGAGGTGATCGTCTGCGACGAGCCCGTCTCCGCGCTGGACCTGTCGGTGCAGGCACAGGTGCTCAACCTCCTGTGCGACCTGCGGGACGAGCTGGGCCTGTCGTACGTGTTCATCTCGCACGACCTGTCCGTGGTGCGGCACCTGGCCGACCGGGTCGCCGTGATGTACCTCGGCAAAATGGTGGAGTCGGGCCCCACGGAGGAGCTCTACGAGCGTCCGCGCCATCCGTACACCGAGGCGCTGCTGTCCGCCGCGCCCTCCCCCGTGGCCGGCGGGCGCCGAAGGCAGCGCATCGTGCTCACCGGTGAGCTCCCGTCACCGGCCGATCCGCCCTCCGGGTGCCGGTTCCGGACGCGGTGTCCGCGGGTGCGGGACGTGTGCGCCGAGACCGTGCCCACGCCGCCACCCGGTGCGCCGCTCCACGGAGCCGCCTGTCACTTCCCCCTGGAGGAGACCCCTGCGACGTGA
- a CDS encoding dipeptide/oligopeptide/nickel ABC transporter permease/ATP-binding protein encodes MLDTSEAGGPAVRRRWFALLLRDRFACAAALVLVLVALCAVLGPLLAADLATRQNLRAPDRPPFRLDHGWAFVLGSDSLGRPVAARLLTAAGTTLAVAVPAVLCSLAVGSVWGMWAGYHGGRRESVSLRVADVILSFPSLLLAVVVLYVFSPSAASLVLVLAVARIPVYLRTARAEAAELRGRLFMDAARTFGTGSWAAVRRHVAPSVLPTLLTVAALDFCFVMLAESSLSFLGIGIQPPDVSWGLMVAQGRQELQSAWWIAFFPGLAIVVTTVSATVLASWARLTADPGQRWREALGRTAGRRPRRERERSAAGSGTRPSNAAVLAVEDLSVDVHTPAGPVHVVRGVGFTVRSGETLALLGESGCGKSMTAHAVAGLLDPVAEVTGGRVRLDGVDLLGLGPRARRRLAGPHLAMVFQDALSALNPVLTVGTQLAEPFRIHEGMSRRTARARAVELMERVGIPEARSRAAAYPHQFSGGMRQRLLIATAVALRPKVLIADEPTTALDVTVQAQIMDLLAELRGEQRTALVLITHDLGLAAEHADRVAVMYAGTVVETGPVAEVFARPHHPYTRGLLESVPAEQHRGARLRSIPGGPPDPGAVPAGCAFRTRCPLARERCATHRPALTGTGAGRAAACHFGKELADA; translated from the coding sequence ATGCTCGACACATCCGAGGCCGGCGGTCCGGCCGTACGGCGGCGGTGGTTCGCCTTGCTGCTCCGGGACCGGTTCGCCTGCGCGGCCGCCCTGGTGCTGGTCCTGGTGGCGCTGTGCGCCGTCCTGGGGCCGCTTCTGGCCGCGGACCTGGCGACCCGTCAGAACCTGCGCGCTCCGGACCGGCCTCCCTTCCGTCTCGACCACGGCTGGGCCTTCGTCCTCGGCAGTGACTCCCTCGGCCGCCCCGTCGCCGCGCGGCTGCTGACCGCGGCCGGGACCACCCTGGCCGTGGCGGTGCCCGCCGTCCTGTGCTCCCTCGCCGTCGGCTCGGTGTGGGGCATGTGGGCCGGATACCACGGCGGTCGGCGCGAGAGCGTGTCGCTGCGCGTGGCCGACGTGATCCTCAGCTTCCCCTCCCTGCTGCTGGCCGTGGTCGTGCTGTACGTCTTCTCACCGAGTGCCGCGAGCCTCGTGCTGGTCCTGGCCGTGGCCCGCATCCCGGTCTACCTGCGGACCGCCCGGGCCGAGGCGGCGGAGCTGCGCGGGCGGCTGTTCATGGACGCGGCCCGTACGTTCGGCACGGGCAGCTGGGCTGCCGTCCGGCGGCATGTCGCACCGAGTGTGCTGCCCACGCTGCTCACCGTCGCCGCGCTCGACTTCTGTTTCGTGATGCTGGCCGAGTCATCGCTCAGCTTCCTGGGCATCGGCATCCAACCGCCGGATGTCTCCTGGGGGTTGATGGTGGCGCAGGGGCGGCAGGAGTTGCAGAGCGCGTGGTGGATCGCGTTCTTCCCGGGGCTCGCCATCGTCGTCACGACCGTGTCCGCGACCGTTCTCGCCTCGTGGGCTCGGCTGACGGCCGATCCGGGGCAGCGGTGGCGGGAGGCGCTCGGACGGACGGCCGGGAGGAGGCCGCGTCGCGAGCGGGAGCGTTCGGCGGCGGGGAGCGGCACCCGCCCGTCGAACGCGGCCGTCCTGGCCGTCGAGGACCTGTCCGTCGACGTCCACACCCCGGCCGGGCCCGTCCACGTGGTCCGCGGGGTCGGCTTCACCGTGCGGTCGGGCGAGACGCTCGCGCTGCTCGGCGAGTCGGGCTGCGGCAAGAGCATGACCGCGCACGCCGTAGCCGGGCTGCTCGACCCGGTCGCGGAGGTGACGGGCGGCCGGGTGCGCCTCGACGGTGTGGACCTGCTCGGGCTCGGCCCGCGGGCCAGGCGGCGGCTGGCCGGCCCGCATCTGGCCATGGTCTTCCAGGACGCGCTCAGCGCGCTCAACCCCGTCCTCACCGTCGGCACGCAGCTCGCCGAGCCGTTCCGCATCCACGAGGGCATGTCCCGGCGGACGGCGCGGGCCAGGGCGGTGGAGCTGATGGAACGCGTGGGCATCCCCGAGGCCCGCTCCCGGGCGGCGGCCTATCCGCACCAGTTCTCCGGCGGCATGCGGCAACGTCTGCTGATCGCGACGGCGGTCGCCCTGCGGCCCAAGGTTCTGATCGCCGACGAGCCCACGACCGCTCTGGACGTCACCGTGCAGGCCCAGATCATGGACCTCCTCGCCGAGTTGCGCGGCGAGCAGCGCACGGCGCTCGTCCTGATCACGCACGACCTCGGGCTCGCCGCCGAGCACGCGGACCGGGTCGCCGTCATGTACGCGGGCACCGTCGTGGAGACCGGGCCGGTGGCGGAGGTGTTCGCCAGACCTCACCACCCCTACACGCGGGGCTTGCTGGAGTCGGTCCCGGCCGAGCAGCACCGGGGCGCCCGGCTGCGTTCCATTCCCGGCGGCCCTCCGGACCCGGGCGCCGTCCCGGCGGGCTGCGCGTTCCGTACCCGCTGCCCCCTGGCCCGGGAGCGCTGCGCCACGCACCGGCCTGCGCTGACCGGCACCGGAGCGGGCCGGGCCGCCGCCTGCCACTTCGGGAAGGAACTGGCCGATGCCTGA
- a CDS encoding ABC transporter permease has product MLTLLRHRAVSSVIPLLVVVLGVFFLARLTGDPANLYLPLSATPEMRAEFAARNGLDEPLITQFGDYLAQVAHLDFGESLRTAQPAGEAVLRAFPATLQLAGWTMLLAILGAVVIGSLAAYRPNSATDRIASFLSSTAASVPDFWIAIMGVLVFAVTLGWLPTSGTSGAAAWVLPVATLLIRPFGVLVHVVRGAMVSALSAPYVKVARGKGASEPRVVFGHALRNAAAPALTVAGDLAVGLVNGAVVVETIFGWPGIGKLMIDSVLQRDFAVLQAAVLLTALAIFALNILVDLLHALLDPRVRQRAAA; this is encoded by the coding sequence ATGCTGACCCTGTTACGCCACCGCGCCGTCTCCAGCGTCATCCCGCTGCTGGTCGTGGTCCTCGGCGTGTTCTTCCTGGCCCGCCTCACCGGAGACCCCGCCAACCTGTACCTGCCGCTGAGCGCGACGCCCGAGATGCGCGCCGAGTTCGCCGCCCGCAACGGCCTGGACGAACCGCTGATCACCCAGTTCGGCGACTATCTCGCCCAGGTCGCGCACCTCGACTTCGGCGAGTCGCTGCGCACCGCCCAGCCGGCCGGCGAGGCCGTCCTGCGCGCCTTCCCCGCGACGCTGCAACTGGCCGGCTGGACGATGCTGCTCGCCATCCTGGGCGCTGTGGTCATCGGCAGCCTGGCTGCCTACCGGCCGAACTCGGCGACCGACCGGATCGCGAGCTTCCTGTCGTCCACGGCCGCGAGCGTCCCCGACTTCTGGATCGCCATCATGGGCGTGCTGGTCTTCGCGGTCACCCTGGGCTGGCTGCCCACCTCCGGCACCAGCGGCGCGGCGGCCTGGGTGCTGCCCGTGGCGACGCTGCTCATCCGTCCGTTCGGCGTGCTGGTGCACGTGGTGCGGGGCGCCATGGTCTCCGCGCTGTCCGCCCCGTACGTGAAGGTGGCGCGCGGCAAGGGGGCCTCCGAACCGCGTGTGGTCTTCGGGCACGCGCTGAGGAACGCCGCGGCACCGGCCCTCACCGTTGCGGGCGACCTGGCCGTGGGGCTGGTCAACGGGGCCGTGGTCGTCGAGACGATCTTCGGCTGGCCCGGGATCGGCAAGCTCATGATCGACTCGGTGCTGCAGCGCGACTTCGCGGTCCTGCAGGCGGCGGTGCTCCTGACGGCACTGGCGATCTTCGCCCTCAACATCCTGGTGGACCTTCTCCACGCGCTCCTGGATCCGCGGGTACGGCAGCGGGCGGCGGCATGA